One window of Desulfobaculum bizertense DSM 18034 genomic DNA carries:
- the lpxK gene encoding tetraacyldisaccharide 4'-kinase, giving the protein MQKILLQIQRSLSPLLFLPAKIYAGVMRLRRRWYEKGKLESYRPQCPCVSIGNISWGGSGKTPLTEWLLRWAAHNGLAAAVLTRGYGAKPPTPHFLVEADSTPQEAGDEPLLLQRACPDSLIVVDPKRARAAQWTWQNYRPHLFLLDDGFQHLGIQRDLDLVLLRPKDFTDEWNICIPSGSWREDKSALTRSSAFLIKCTRDEYRALGPLIQARLAKYKKPVFQFSFRPLGVKRVDRADFGRDFGGKPYILVTGVGEPYQVIDTAEQLLGQRPALHLRFEDHHDYSQADWDSIHRQAERRGVEHILCTAKDAVKLARLETQNLWTFEHTLDFSESTFTELDFPEWWKQSWNSLVGKEDDIHPQER; this is encoded by the coding sequence ATGCAGAAGATACTCCTCCAGATTCAGCGCTCACTGTCCCCCCTTCTTTTTCTCCCCGCCAAAATCTATGCCGGGGTCATGCGGCTTCGCCGTCGCTGGTACGAAAAAGGAAAACTTGAATCGTATCGCCCGCAGTGCCCGTGCGTCAGTATCGGCAACATTAGCTGGGGCGGAAGTGGCAAGACTCCGCTCACCGAATGGCTGCTTCGCTGGGCTGCGCACAACGGCCTCGCCGCCGCCGTGCTCACTCGCGGCTATGGCGCCAAGCCTCCAACACCACATTTTCTTGTCGAAGCCGACAGCACCCCGCAGGAAGCAGGTGACGAACCCCTTCTCCTCCAGCGAGCCTGCCCCGACAGCCTCATTGTCGTCGACCCCAAGCGTGCCCGTGCTGCCCAGTGGACCTGGCAGAACTATCGCCCGCACCTTTTCCTTCTTGATGACGGCTTTCAGCATCTCGGCATTCAGCGCGATCTCGACCTTGTTCTCCTGCGCCCCAAGGACTTCACTGACGAATGGAATATTTGCATTCCCTCCGGCTCATGGCGCGAAGACAAGTCTGCCCTCACCCGCAGCTCTGCATTCCTCATAAAATGCACCCGTGACGAGTATCGCGCCCTTGGGCCACTCATTCAGGCCCGGCTCGCCAAGTACAAAAAGCCCGTTTTTCAGTTCTCTTTCCGCCCCCTCGGCGTCAAACGCGTCGACCGCGCCGACTTTGGCCGCGACTTCGGCGGAAAGCCCTACATCCTCGTCACTGGCGTCGGCGAACCGTATCAGGTCATCGACACCGCAGAGCAGCTGCTCGGTCAGCGCCCCGCCCTGCACCTCCGTTTTGAGGACCATCACGACTACTCTCAGGCTGACTGGGACAGCATCCACCGGCAGGCAGAACGCCGCGGCGTTGAGCACATCCTCTGCACCGCCAAGGACGCCGTAAAACTCGCCCGCCTCGAAACGCAGAACCTTTGGACCTTTGAGCACACCCTCGACTTCTCTGAGTCCACCTTTACCGAACTCGACTTCCCCGAATGGTGGAAGCAGTCCTGGAACTCCCTCGTCGGAAAAGAAGACGACATCCACCCTCAAGAACGATAG
- a CDS encoding Bax inhibitor-1/YccA family protein, with product MNRFETIGRTSSRSVESVNAFMRGVYNWMTAGLLVTAASAFFTASSPAMLNFLFGSSLMGYAVIFAPFILVIALSAGISRMSGTTATAMFLVYSGLMGLSLSSILLAYTQESIFMTFVICAGMFGAMSVYGMTTKKDLTSMGSFLFMGLIGIIIASIANIFMASSALAWGISILGVIIFTGLTAYDTQRLRYMGESAPMGDENALRRGTILGALTLYLDFINLFLMLLRLFGSSRD from the coding sequence ATGAACAGGTTTGAGACCATTGGACGCACTTCGTCGCGTTCCGTCGAAAGCGTTAATGCTTTCATGCGTGGCGTCTACAACTGGATGACTGCAGGCCTTTTGGTCACCGCAGCATCTGCGTTCTTTACTGCAAGCAGCCCCGCTATGCTGAACTTCCTGTTCGGAAGTTCCCTTATGGGCTACGCAGTCATTTTTGCGCCCTTTATTCTCGTTATTGCCCTGTCCGCTGGAATCAGCCGCATGAGTGGAACAACCGCAACGGCGATGTTCCTTGTGTATAGCGGACTTATGGGTCTTTCACTTTCCAGCATACTGCTTGCGTACACGCAGGAAAGCATCTTTATGACCTTTGTCATTTGTGCTGGAATGTTTGGTGCAATGAGTGTCTACGGCATGACGACCAAAAAAGATCTGACCTCTATGGGCAGCTTCTTATTCATGGGTCTCATCGGCATCATCATTGCCTCCATTGCGAACATTTTTATGGCGAGTTCCGCTCTGGCATGGGGTATTTCCATCCTTGGCGTCATCATCTTCACTGGTCTGACAGCCTACGATACCCAGCGCCTGCGCTACATGGGTGAAAGCGCCCCGATGGGTGACGAAAACGCCCTGCGCCGTGGCACCATTCTTGGCGCCCTGACTCTCTATCTCGATTTCATCAACCTTTTCCTGATGTTGCTCCGCCTCTTTGGCAGCAGCAGAGACTAA
- a CDS encoding calcium/sodium antiporter, with protein MLTQILYIALGAFLLWFSADWIVDSAAAIARRFRVPELVIGLTIVAIGTSAPEFIVTATAAFKGLSDMALSNVVGSNIFNLGVILGLMAILRPIVASRTVVLRDGLLLFAVMALTTGFAFIGEIGRIEGLILIGILLTYILVLIFRRPKTHCDEQANCNERSATWIDYPKLAAGFAGVSLGGTLLVDGASTLALHLGVSTWAIGVTIVAAGTSLPELVTCLSASIKGKNDMLLGNLIGSDLFNFCGVLGVTGVLHPIEISQTAMPSMTMLIGSMAIILLCMRTGWKISRKEGALLLVLGFARWIPSFL; from the coding sequence ATGCTCACTCAAATTTTGTACATCGCGCTTGGAGCATTTCTGCTCTGGTTTAGCGCTGACTGGATTGTCGATTCTGCGGCAGCCATTGCCCGGCGCTTCCGCGTACCCGAACTCGTCATTGGCCTCACCATTGTGGCCATCGGCACCTCTGCCCCCGAGTTCATCGTCACTGCAACAGCCGCGTTCAAGGGTCTTTCGGACATGGCCCTGTCCAACGTTGTGGGCTCAAACATTTTTAACCTTGGCGTCATCCTTGGCCTCATGGCCATTCTGCGCCCCATCGTTGCCTCCCGGACCGTGGTCCTGCGCGATGGTCTTCTCCTTTTTGCCGTCATGGCCCTGACCACGGGCTTTGCCTTTATCGGAGAAATCGGCCGCATCGAAGGGCTGATTCTCATCGGCATTTTGCTGACCTACATTCTGGTCCTGATCTTCCGTCGCCCCAAGACGCACTGCGACGAGCAGGCCAACTGCAATGAACGCTCCGCAACATGGATTGACTACCCCAAGCTCGCTGCGGGCTTTGCCGGTGTCTCCCTTGGCGGCACCCTGCTGGTTGACGGCGCATCAACCCTTGCCCTGCATCTTGGCGTCTCTACATGGGCCATTGGTGTCACCATTGTTGCCGCAGGCACCAGCCTGCCCGAACTGGTGACCTGTCTTTCTGCCTCCATCAAAGGCAAAAATGACATGTTGCTCGGCAACCTCATTGGCTCCGATCTCTTCAATTTCTGCGGCGTGCTTGGCGTGACAGGCGTCCTGCATCCCATTGAAATTTCACAGACAGCCATGCCCAGCATGACCATGCTTATTGGCTCAATGGCCATTATTCTTTTATGTATGCGAACAGGTTGGAAAATCAGCCGCAAAGAAGGCGCTCTTTTGCTCGTGCTTGGTTTTGCACGCTGGATTCCATCCTTCCTGTAA
- a CDS encoding tRNA(5-methylaminomethyl-2-thiouridylate) methyltransferase, with the protein MPLSKSMTIASSPMKENTTYDALVLFSAGLDSLLTAKVLMKQGLRVKCLHFVTPFFGHPGHVKGWEKTYGLDIDIIDVGNAYVDMMRKGPKYGFGKLFNPCVDCKILMLSTAKKLLKKYGASFIATGEVVGQRPMSQRPDALNSIRNDSETEGFLLRPLSAKHLPPTPMEESGLVDREQLYGFYGRGRKDQMALVRELGVREEDIPTPAGGCRLTESPSACRYAPIFEHYPDATDQDFYLANVGRQYWAGTHWLSIGRDKISNEMIERNIRPTDYVFQLKDYPGPLVLGRPFAGEWSEEALRDAAAMTAYFSPRARRAGTETPVILRQGDEERELSVLPSKENSTGFHENVWKDVKYVRNGMDHHHTR; encoded by the coding sequence TTGCCTCTCTCTAAATCCATGACTATAGCCTCTTCACCTATGAAAGAAAACACCACATATGATGCTCTGGTCCTGTTCTCCGCAGGTCTGGACTCCCTTCTCACGGCGAAGGTACTTATGAAGCAGGGCCTGCGGGTCAAGTGTCTTCATTTTGTAACGCCCTTTTTTGGGCACCCCGGCCATGTGAAAGGATGGGAAAAAACATATGGGCTGGACATCGACATTATCGACGTCGGCAATGCATACGTTGATATGATGCGCAAAGGCCCCAAGTATGGCTTTGGCAAGCTTTTTAACCCCTGCGTGGACTGCAAGATTCTGATGCTGTCGACCGCAAAAAAGCTGCTGAAAAAGTACGGAGCTTCTTTCATCGCCACTGGCGAAGTTGTGGGGCAGCGCCCCATGTCCCAGCGTCCCGATGCCTTGAACAGTATCCGTAATGATTCCGAAACCGAAGGCTTCCTGCTGCGCCCGCTGTCTGCAAAGCACCTTCCTCCGACTCCTATGGAGGAATCCGGGCTTGTTGACCGCGAGCAGCTCTACGGATTCTATGGCCGTGGCCGCAAGGACCAGATGGCGCTTGTTCGTGAACTTGGTGTTCGCGAAGAAGACATTCCAACTCCCGCAGGTGGCTGCCGCCTGACGGAGTCCCCGTCTGCATGCCGCTATGCGCCCATTTTTGAGCACTACCCTGACGCCACTGACCAGGACTTTTACCTGGCGAACGTTGGCCGTCAGTACTGGGCAGGCACACACTGGCTGTCCATTGGTCGCGACAAAATCAGCAACGAAATGATTGAACGCAACATCCGCCCGACGGATTACGTGTTTCAGCTCAAAGACTACCCCGGACCGCTGGTCCTTGGTCGTCCCTTTGCTGGTGAATGGAGCGAAGAAGCCCTGCGTGATGCCGCTGCCATGACAGCGTACTTCTCCCCGCGCGCCCGCCGCGCAGGCACAGAGACTCCTGTCATCTTGCGACAGGGTGACGAGGAGCGGGAACTTTCCGTGCTCCCGTCCAAAGAAAACAGCACTGGCTTCCACGAGAATGTCTGGAAAGACGTCAAATACGTCCGAAACGGCATGGACCACCATCACACCAGATAG